The Halomonas sp. HAL1 genome segment GGATTCACCTCGACAAAACCACTGCTGAACTGGTCGCCTTCGCCAATTTGAATCAGATAAGCGTCGTACTCAGCACCAGTCACACCTTTTTCTAACAGCTCTTCAAGCATCACGGTGACTTTGACACCGTTGGGGGTGGCTAAGGAGTAGAGTTGCAACGGGTGTTTACCTACCGGCAGTGCTTTGTCATGGGTGGGGCCCGCAATGGGGCGATTGATATTGGCAAATTTACCGCCATTGCCAGGTTCCCATTTCCAAACGCTCGGTGGGGTATAAGTGTTATCGCTCATTATTTCCTCGCTATTAACCGGTTATCGGTAACTGCTGGGTACAGGGATGAACCTCTTCTCTGTGCGACTATTCTAAGGTTATGGGGGTGATGAAAAGCCGCTACAAGGGTCGGCTGGTGATTAGCCTGTTAATAAAGTAGTCCAAGTTCTCTGGGAGGTTATGGATGCGTGTCATTGGCGTACTGGGCGGCATGAGCTGGGAGTCGAGTCAAAGCTACTACCGGGCCTTAAATGAAGGCGTTAAAGCGGCGCTAGGCGGCTTTCATTCGGCCAAGATCGTAATGATCAGTGTCGATTTTGCAGAGATAGAAGCCATGCAGCAGCGGGGCGATTGGGACGCGGCAGGCGAGCTACTCGCCAGCGCTGCTCAAGGAGTCGAACGTGCAGGTGCTAACTGTTTGTTGATTGCCACGAATACCATGCACAAAGTGGCGCCCGCGATTGAACAGGTGATTACCATTCCTCTGCTGCATATTGCCGACGCCACTGCTTTACAGCTACAAGCCGACGGAATTAATCGGGTGGGCCTATTAGGCACCCGCTTTACCATGGAGCAGGACTTTTATATTGGTCGATTAGAAGAGCAGTTCGGCATCAAGGTTGTGGTGCCGGGGCAATCTGAGCGCGACACTATTCATCAGGTGATCTTTGATGAGCTCTGCCAAGGCCGTATAGAAGATGTCTCCCGCCAACGCTATCTAGCCATTATCGATTCACTTTATGCGCAAGGCGCTCAGGCGGTGATTCTAGGCTGTACTGAAATCGCCATGCTAGTCAGCCAGCAAGATACCGCGGTGCCGCTTTATGACACCACCGCTCTGCATGTGCAGAGAGCGGTGGCATGGGCACTAACA includes the following:
- a CDS encoding aspartate/glutamate racemase family protein, producing MRVIGVLGGMSWESSQSYYRALNEGVKAALGGFHSAKIVMISVDFAEIEAMQQRGDWDAAGELLASAAQGVERAGANCLLIATNTMHKVAPAIEQVITIPLLHIADATALQLQADGINRVGLLGTRFTMEQDFYIGRLEEQFGIKVVVPGQSERDTIHQVIFDELCQGRIEDVSRQRYLAIIDSLYAQGAQAVILGCTEIAMLVSQQDTAVPLYDTTALHVQRAVAWALT